DNA from Petrotoga olearia DSM 13574:
TTGGACATCTTCTTCTTTTATCAAACCTAATAACTCATTTAGATTTTCGGGAAGTTCGTTTTTCCCAATACCGGTGATTTGTTTTAAATTTTCTGAATACAAGATCTTACCGTTTGATAGATCTATTCGCATTATAGCTCCTGTGTACATCTCTGAGGCCGACTCATACATATCCAACAGTTCTTCTATTGCCTTTTCATCATTTTCCACTATGACCTCTCCTAGTTAAAAAAATATTTGCTGTGAAACCTTTATAGTTATATATAATTAAAATCTGTATGATAAAATATACATTGATTATATTATACTCTTTTTAATTATAAATAAAGATAAATCAAAATGTTTAAAAATTGTTTCTTTTTTTACAAAAGATACCAAAAGAGGTGATTGTGTTGGTGAAAATAGAAAAAGAAAACTCTATATTTAGTTTTTCTAAAACAAATACTCCCGTAGCTAAAGTTAAACCAAAAGAGAAAATCTGTATAGAGACCAAAGACGCTTTAAGTGATGAAATAAGATCTGAGAACCAGTCTTTCGATTCAATAAACTGGGAAAAAGTTAATCCGGCTACAGGTCCTATTTTCATTGAAGGGGCAAAAGAGGGGGACGTTTTAGAAGTTAATATAGAAAATATAAAAATAACTAGAAATTACGGTGTAATGTTAACGGGCAAAGATATGGGGGTCTTAGGGGATTCTTTTGAACGAAGTTTTATAAAAATAGTACCCATTAAAGGAAACAAAGCTTTTCTTTACAACTGCGAAATTCCTTTAAAACCGATGATAGGGGTTATTGGTACCGCTCCTAAGGAAGGAAGTATCCCTTGTGGTACACCTGGAGAGCATGGTGGAAATATGGACTGTAATATTATAGGAGAAGGATCTACCGTATATCTGCCTGTTAATGTTGATGGAGCATTATTTGCTTTAGGCGATTTACATGCAGTTATGGGTGATGGTGAAGTTTGCGTGACAGGTGTAGAAATTCCTGCTGAAGTTTCTGTTTTATTCAACATAATAAAAGATAAAAATTGGAAATTACCTATGGTGAAAACTGAAAAAAAGATTTATACGTTAGCTTCAAAACTATCTTTAGATGAAGCTTCAATAGAAGCAACAAAAAATATGGTGCATTTTTTGAGCCAAGAATACAAATTGAGTAAAGAAAAAGCTATGTTCTTACTTAGCGCTACTGGAAATCTTCAAATTTGCCAAGTGGTTGATCCTTTAAAAACTGTAAGAATGGAACTACCTTTAGAACTTCTAAAACAGACACTTTAAAAATAAAAGGAGAGTAAGTCAGTGACAGCGCTTATAAACTTCGTAATAATAGCAACCATAGGAAATTTATCTAAAAGATTTTTACCAAAAAACACTGGTGATATTCTAACAACTTTGATAATCAATTTTACTCTTCCCATGACTGTATTTGTAGGTATAACTTCGTCTCAAATAGATTTATCTAAATTATTTTTTGTTCTGATAGGCTTTTTAGGTAGTTTGCTGATTTTTTGGGGAGGAAAATTTTTATTAAGAACTTTAAAAATCAAAGATGTGAGAATAAGCACCGTAATACTATTAGCTTTTTGTGGAATGAACATAGGCCTTTTCATGTACCCTTTGGCTGAAATGTTGTGGGGTATTGCATCCATAACCTACTTTGCACTTTACGACTTAGGAAACAGTTTTATAGTATTTGGAGTTGGTAAGTCTGTTGCAGAAGGAAAAGGAGGCAAATTCCATATTGTAGACTTGTTAGAATTTCCTCCTTTTATAGCTTTAATTTTAGCTTTTCTTCTAAACAGCGTTGCTTTGCCCGAATTTATTCTATCCCCCATGATGGTTATAAAAGATGCCAATAACTTTTTGATAATGTTTTTAGTAGGTTTTTATTTCAATATAGTATCTCTAAAAGCCAACAGTAGGATCCTAACAATTTCTGTAACCACAAAGTATTTGTTGGGGATTATAGTTTCATTATCCACTTTACTGATCCCTGTAAGTACAGAATTACAAAGAATTTCTCTTTTTCTTTCGCCGTTGTTACCAAGCGCAATGATGTCGATTGTTTATTCGGTAAAAAACAACTATGACTCCGAACTCGCTAGTAGTTTCGTGAGTCTTACAACCCTTATTTCTTTCATAATTGTATTTATTGTAACCGCGATAATGGGGTTTTGATCAAAGTCCTTGGCTTTCCAGCCATAAGACAATTTGATCGACTACCTTATCTTCAAATTTTAATGTTTGAAAGTTGACAAGCTCGTGAGACATATCTTCGATGTAAAGTATTTCTAAATCATTTTTCTTTTTCAATTCTTTTTCATATTCTTTTAAGAGTTCATAGGGGGTCTTCAAATCTTTTGTGCCATTGATTATTAATAGCGGAACATCCACATTCACAAACTTTTCTACCATATTTCGACTTAACTCACTCCACTGAATTAAAAATTCTCCTCTATAATTATCTAAATATAGCTCGTTTGGGTCTATTTCTCCTTTTTTCATACTTTCGTTTACTTTTTTACCCTCCGACAAAATGTCTTCCAACATTTCTATAACACTATCTAATGAATTGTTGATATTTTGTTTTTTATAATAATCTATTTGATATTCTACTTGGTAAACCATTTGATCTGTAATCTCTAGCAAAGCTGGAGAAAGGGCAATGGCTGCGAATACTTCTTCTCCTTCAATTATATAAGGTAAAAAAGAAGCCCCTTGACTGTGACCAATAACGATTATTTTATCTTTATCAACTTCTGGTAGAGTTTTTAAGTATCTTATAGCCGCTTGTGCATCTTTGATAAAAGCTTCTGGCATAACCTGTGAAAAATCTTGCCCGCTTTTTGCCATCGTGAAATTCCTTTTATCGTATTTTAAAACTATGTATCCTTCTTTAGCTAGGCCTTCCGAAAGATGCAAAAATGGTGTAAGTATTCCCATAGTTTCATTCCTATCAAGTGAACCTGAACCATGTACTAAGACAATCGCACTTGTCTTCTTATTTTTAACGACTTCTTTTGGAATCATCAGAGAACCTTCCAATTTAAAGCTGTCAAAGCTTTCAAAAACAACCTCTTTTTCTATGTAATCTTTCGCCTTTTGCTCTTTCTTGTGCATTGTTACCTCAAGTGATTGAGAAGGTATCTCAAATTTGGTGATTTTTCCGTCTTGAAAGGCTACATTCTGTGCTAAACCCATAGACAAAATTACAAAATTTTGTGGATCTTTATACTTAATTTCCACTTCTACAATTGCATTGTTCCAGGTTGTCTGGTTTAGAGATAGATAGGGAACAAATGCTGAATATTTACCTTCGGGCAAATTTTTATAATAAAGGGCGAATATATGGTCTAAAATTAAGTTATTATCTAAAATAATTGCGTTTTCTACGTTATAATTTTTTAAATTTATACCGTTGAATTGATTCTTTATCCTTTTTCCATTGTATGTACTTACCAAAGTCCCTTGCTTTTGCTCATCAACAAAAATGTCTAATGAATATTGTTGAAACATCCAAGAATCATCATATTTTGTTTCTGAAACAAATTTTAAAGTGTTTCCACCTATATTAAAAATAGAAGTAGTTTTTCCTAAATAATTAGTTACATCAAACTCTACGATGATATCTCCAATCTCTGCATCGTTTTGATAAAAATAATACTGATAAATTTCTGAAAAAGCCAGCATAAAGCCAAACATAACTGATAAAATTAACACCAAAAACTTCTTCTCAATCAATTTGATTACTGCCTCCTTTGTTAGGAACTCGGATCAAGTCACCAACGTCTAGGGAATTATCCACCTTCAAAATTATTTTTTGATTGGGGTTTGCACTGCCGATTAAACAACCATCTTCAAGATTTACTATTTGATCTAATAATACTTTAGTATTTCTGCCTTTTTTGGTTACAATTTCTAATTCTTCACCCTTTTCTATCTTATTCCTGACATCAACAATATATTGATCTTTAGATATCTTGTCGATTATTTTTCCCACAAATTTGTAATTTCTAACGTAAGAAGAAGTCTTATAATTTTGGGAGTTTTTATCCGGCTTATGAAAATAAAAACCTGATGTGTATTCTCTGTGGCTGACACTTTCAAGTTCCTTTTTTAAGCTATCGAGAAGTTCCTTTGTGTATTCTTTATTGTAATAACTATCGATCGCCTGTCTGTACACTTTGGTCGTTACTCCAGCATAATAACTACTTTTAATCCTTCCTTCTATCTTTAAACTATCAACCCCAGTTTCGATTATTTTGTCAAGAAAATCGATAGTGCAAAGGTCTTTAGAATTCATAATGTACGTTCCTCTTTCATCTTCAACCACTGGAAAATACTCCCCAGGTCTTTTTTCTTCCATTAGATAGTATTTCCATCTACATGGCTGTGTACATTCCCCTCTGTTGGCATCTCGCCCCGTTAAGTAATTACTTAATAGACATCTGCCTGAAATAGATACACACATCGCTCCATGGATGAATACTTCAATTTCTATATCTGGGACTTTTTCTCTGATTTCTGATATTTCATTTAATGAAAGTTCTCTTGCCAATATAGCCCTCTTCGCTCCTAGATCCCTCCACATGGCTACACTAGCCCAATTGGTGTTACTCGCCTGGGTGCTAATGATCAAAGGTAAGTTTGAGTTTCTTTTCACAAGATTAAATACACCCAAATCCGCAACTATTACCCCATCAACGTTTAAACTTTCCAAATAATTTACATAATCAGGTAAGAGTTCCAATTCAGAATTGTGAGGTATTGCATTGAGAGTTACAAAAAGCTTTTTTTGTAACTTTCTGGCCAATTTTACCGCCTTTTCCAATTCTTCATCTTCAAAATTTTTGGAAAATGCCCTTAGATTTAGGATTTTCCCACCAATATATGCGGCATCGGCACCATAGTGATACACAGTTTCCAATTTTTCGTAGTTCCCTGCAGGGGATAACAATTCAACTTTTTTCATGGTAATAAAAAGTTCACCTCGAATCCATAAGATATCAAAAATGTCTCAAATTCTTCCTCACCATTCTTCAAAGTTTTCCATTTCACCTCAAAATCTCCTAACTTTGTGTCGAACAAGAAACGAAAAATATTGCTGTTGATCATACCTTTTGAGTTTGTTCCATGATCCCAGATATAACTGAAATAACCCTTTTCAAAGGCTAAGGTTAAATCGACACTGTTTATCCGGGAATCTTCCCCATACTTGAAACCAAAAGGATAGTCAAAAAAGATTCTGGCACCAGGTTCGTTAGATAAAGCGATAGTTCTGTAGTATAAATTATCGTATGGATACTCACTTGAAAAAAAGTTATCTTGTATTTCATATCTTTCAACACCAATTTTAAATTTGGCACCTTCAAAATCAAAGGTCTTCGAAATGCCTAACCCGTAACCAGTGCTAAGTGTGGCATAATTAAAAGCGTATTCAGTATCAAGATTTATTCCCCAAAAAGGGATAATCTTAATATATCCTCCATATACACCCGCATCTGATTTTATAAACATATTTACAGGATTAGGAAGATCTCCCACCACCTGATTCAAAGAGCTTATTCCCAAAAAAAGTTTCTCATTTGGAGTATAATTCAAACCATTATAAAAAGCATTTCTAAAGGCGATAAACTCTTCATCCATGGCAGCATACTCCTCTTTTGAAAGCAAAGGCACCATAGATAAAACAGAGAAATCGTAATCTAATTTATCATTAAAAGAATAAGAAATAGTCAACGTATCATAATAAGGAGAGTTATCAGATACGACTAGGTTGTATTTCATAGGACCGTATGAAAGAGGGACTCTTCCCACCAAAAAACTAAGATCTTCTTTATTATACGATAAATAAGAATAAGTGGGAAAATCCAGGGAGATATTAATCAAAGATGGAAGATTGAAAAGACTGTAATTTTCGTAAGTAAAATAAGATGTATCAGCTACCCTAAAATCAGCGATGAACTGTGCATAAAAATAATCGCTGTAATAATTTTTGATTCCAAAAGTGAATAAGTCCCCGTTTTCTAAAGCAAAATCTCTGAACAAGACTTCGTTTATCTCTGTGCTTCTATACCAACCTCCGGGTAAGTTAAAATCATCCATGATTCTACTTTCGTATTTTAAATCCATTGAAAAGTGTATGTAATTTTCAAAACCTTCTGGATTGCTGTTTAAATCTGCGTAAATAGGGTATTTTAAATAGACTTCCCCTAAATTTTTAAAATGGTATTTCGGATCATTTTTTGTTAGCAGATTGGCTGATGAGAAACTAAATATTGTCAACAAAATGGTTAGTGAAAAAAGATAAATTTTTTTCATTTATCTCACTTGATTTTTATCACAAAATATTCCCAAAAGTTCCTAAGGTAAACAACTATAGGAAGAGCAATAAGAATACCTAAAAAGCTAAATAATTCACCGAATAAAAGTATAGATATTATTATTACGAACCAATGTAAATTAAGAGAATTACTGTGGATTTTTGGCTGTAAGAACCACATTTCCAACTGATTGGTACCGGTTAAAATTGCTAGTCCTATTATTAGACCTATTAGTCCATTTTCTGTGAAAGCTAGCATCAATAAAGGAACTGCTGATATAACAACTCCTAAATAAGGTATAAAATTGGTGATCCAAGCTAAGATACCTAAAAAAAACGCACTTGGTATTCGAAAGAGAAACGACATTAACCCAATGGTAGCTCCCACTATTATAGCTGACAGAAATTGACCATGTACAAATCTTTCAAACTGTGAGTAAGTATCCTTCATAAACTTCAAACCTTTTTCTCTGTCGTTTACAGGGTAAAGTTTCCATAAATTATTCTTCGTGATTGTTTTTAATGAACCGATTGCCGTAGTTGTTACGACTAAAACAATAGCTGAAGTTATCAAATTGGGAATAGATGATAAAAGCTGGTTCATCAAGCCTAAGGCAAAATCAGAAAGATTTTTGTTCAAATCGTTGATAAAAGTAACCAACCATTCAGGTAGTTGAGCCAATGCTTCTTCTTGAGGAATCGTTAAAGAGGAAAGCATAGAAAATAGTTTCCTGCCTTCACTAATAATAAGGGGGAAAAATGTAATGGCTGCATATAAAACTAACCCTAAGACAAGTATATGTGATAAAACGGCAGATATTTTAGAATTCATAAACTTTGAAAATAACTTTTGTGGTGCTTCTATGAGCATGGACAAAAAAACGCCCAAAATCAGCGCTGCGATAATAAAAGGAGAAAAATGAGCCAAAAGCAAAAATACAACTAAATATATTAATGAC
Protein-coding regions in this window:
- a CDS encoding acetamidase/formamidase family protein; the protein is MVKIEKENSIFSFSKTNTPVAKVKPKEKICIETKDALSDEIRSENQSFDSINWEKVNPATGPIFIEGAKEGDVLEVNIENIKITRNYGVMLTGKDMGVLGDSFERSFIKIVPIKGNKAFLYNCEIPLKPMIGVIGTAPKEGSIPCGTPGEHGGNMDCNIIGEGSTVYLPVNVDGALFALGDLHAVMGDGEVCVTGVEIPAEVSVLFNIIKDKNWKLPMVKTEKKIYTLASKLSLDEASIEATKNMVHFLSQEYKLSKEKAMFLLSATGNLQICQVVDPLKTVRMELPLELLKQTL
- a CDS encoding AEC family transporter, encoding MTALINFVIIATIGNLSKRFLPKNTGDILTTLIINFTLPMTVFVGITSSQIDLSKLFFVLIGFLGSLLIFWGGKFLLRTLKIKDVRISTVILLAFCGMNIGLFMYPLAEMLWGIASITYFALYDLGNSFIVFGVGKSVAEGKGGKFHIVDLLEFPPFIALILAFLLNSVALPEFILSPMMVIKDANNFLIMFLVGFYFNIVSLKANSRILTISVTTKYLLGIIVSLSTLLIPVSTELQRISLFLSPLLPSAMMSIVYSVKNNYDSELASSFVSLTTLISFIIVFIVTAIMGF
- a CDS encoding AI-2E family transporter yields the protein MVKILLSQGGWLSLIYLVVFLLLAHFSPFIIAALILGVFLSMLIEAPQKLFSKFMNSKISAVLSHILVLGLVLYAAITFFPLIISEGRKLFSMLSSLTIPQEEALAQLPEWLVTFINDLNKNLSDFALGLMNQLLSSIPNLITSAIVLVVTTTAIGSLKTITKNNLWKLYPVNDREKGLKFMKDTYSQFERFVHGQFLSAIIVGATIGLMSFLFRIPSAFFLGILAWITNFIPYLGVVISAVPLLMLAFTENGLIGLIIGLAILTGTNQLEMWFLQPKIHSNSLNLHWFVIIISILLFGELFSFLGILIALPIVVYLRNFWEYFVIKIK
- a CDS encoding alpha/beta hydrolase family protein translates to MIEKKFLVLILSVMFGFMLAFSEIYQYYFYQNDAEIGDIIVEFDVTNYLGKTTSIFNIGGNTLKFVSETKYDDSWMFQQYSLDIFVDEQKQGTLVSTYNGKRIKNQFNGINLKNYNVENAIILDNNLILDHIFALYYKNLPEGKYSAFVPYLSLNQTTWNNAIVEVEIKYKDPQNFVILSMGLAQNVAFQDGKITKFEIPSQSLEVTMHKKEQKAKDYIEKEVVFESFDSFKLEGSLMIPKEVVKNKKTSAIVLVHGSGSLDRNETMGILTPFLHLSEGLAKEGYIVLKYDKRNFTMAKSGQDFSQVMPEAFIKDAQAAIRYLKTLPEVDKDKIIVIGHSQGASFLPYIIEGEEVFAAIALSPALLEITDQMVYQVEYQIDYYKKQNINNSLDSVIEMLEDILSEGKKVNESMKKGEIDPNELYLDNYRGEFLIQWSELSRNMVEKFVNVDVPLLIINGTKDLKTPYELLKEYEKELKKKNDLEILYIEDMSHELVNFQTLKFEDKVVDQIVLWLESQGL
- a CDS encoding peptidase U32 family protein, which codes for MKKVELLSPAGNYEKLETVYHYGADAAYIGGKILNLRAFSKNFEDEELEKAVKLARKLQKKLFVTLNAIPHNSELELLPDYVNYLESLNVDGVIVADLGVFNLVKRNSNLPLIISTQASNTNWASVAMWRDLGAKRAILARELSLNEISEIREKVPDIEIEVFIHGAMCVSISGRCLLSNYLTGRDANRGECTQPCRWKYYLMEEKRPGEYFPVVEDERGTYIMNSKDLCTIDFLDKIIETGVDSLKIEGRIKSSYYAGVTTKVYRQAIDSYYNKEYTKELLDSLKKELESVSHREYTSGFYFHKPDKNSQNYKTSSYVRNYKFVGKIIDKISKDQYIVDVRNKIEKGEELEIVTKKGRNTKVLLDQIVNLEDGCLIGSANPNQKIILKVDNSLDVGDLIRVPNKGGSNQID